The Papaver somniferum cultivar HN1 chromosome 3, ASM357369v1, whole genome shotgun sequence genome includes a region encoding these proteins:
- the LOC113359319 gene encoding zinc finger BED domain-containing protein RICESLEEPER 2-like, which translates to MTSQEHASKKRKFTSKVWNDFDWSRDKDGKEKDTCKHCRKEYAYDSQKGGTSTMSRHLKKCPRLKMQDVGKLLLSTNNGELDTRARKIDQSKFRDLVSRLIIGKNLPFNCVEWTEFRELCIYLNVDVETISRILQGLIFLKCISSKKKLFARNYNVLQKFLLNFSPLPPPHTGQALSDKLFLMLNDWGIEGKVTSITLDNAASNTSCVKIMKSRFISRNVMSDTGKRNFHIRCCAHIINLIVRDGLTEIDPAVIKIRLAVKYLKGSQRRKQNFLDTVSDLGTSVKMGVRQDVKTRWNSTYLMLQICISYEKVFTHLRLVDPDYAESPNGEEWEQIKVVTKFLKIKVLLDQETTNDIEFIRNMAKKMQEKFAKCILLSVK; encoded by the exons ATGACAAGTCAAGAGCatgcttcaaagaaaaggaaatttaCATCAAAAGTATGGAATGATTTTGATTGGTCACGAGACAAAGATGGTAAAGAAAAGGATACGTGCAAGCATTGTAGGAAGGAATATGCTTATGACAGTCAGAAAGGAGGAACATCAACTATGTCAAGGCATTTAAAGAAGTGCCCTAGACTGAAGATGCAAGATGTGGGGAAACTTTTGTTATCTACAAATAATGGAGAACTGGATACTCGTGCACGCAAAATAGATCAATCAAAGTTTCGGGATTTAGTTTCAAGACTAATTATTGGTAAAAATCTCCCCTTTAATTGTGTAGAATGGActgaatttagggagttatgtatTTATCTGAATGTCGATGTTGAAACCATATCAAGGATACTACAAGGTCTGATATTCTTAAAATGCATAAGTTccaaaaagaagttattcgcaagAAATTACAATGTGCTCCAG aagtttcttttaaatttttctccactgccaccaccccaTACTGGTCAAGCACTTTCAGATAAGTTATTTCTGATGTTAAATGATTGGGGAATTGAAGGAAAAGTAACCAGCATCACTTTGGATAACGCTGCATCAAATACTTCATGTGTTAAGATAATGAAGAGTCGATTCATTTCAAGGAATGTTATGTCGGATACTGGGAaaagaaactttcatataaggtgTTGTGCTCACATAATAAATCTTATTGTAAGAGATGGACTGACAGAGATTGATCCAGCAGTAATCAAGATAAGGTTAGCAGTGAAGTACCTTAAAGGTtcacaaagaagaaaacaaaatttcttGGATACTGTCAGCGATTTAGGAACGTCAGTAAAGATGGGTGTTCGACAAGATGTTAAGACAAGATGGAATTCTACTTATCTTATGTTGCAAATTTGTATTTCGTATGAAAAAGTCTTCACTCATTTGAGGTTGGTGGACCCTGACTATGCAGAGTCTCCTAATGGGGAAGAATGGGAGCAAATCAAAGTGGTCACGAAGTTTCTCAAG ATTAAAGTATTATTAGATCAAGAGACAACTAATGACATTGAGTTCATCAGAAACATGGCgaagaaaatgcaagaaaaatttgccaa GTGTATCCTGTTGAGCGTGAAATGA